From Thermus albus, one genomic window encodes:
- a CDS encoding VWA domain-containing protein: MLRMFRAGVLLLLLLAFLDPRWPLPGRVVYLLDFSPSARDSVFALAESLPRDGIYLAFAERVARLPAPTARRLDLGEGTDLRAAFKEALALRPDRVVLVSDGLFPPLPAPFPLDAVYVPPKPHVEVHLVPPPYPLFGETVGVGVVLEAPVPVEARLRVEGPGGSVEKSLRVQGRKTLAYTFSLTEEAQVRAVVEGAWGRSEAQVSLEPADRGKALVLGDPALARYLEAQGFQVEEGPFRMPLEADLVVVGLGVLDLPPGAPEALREYLRRGGGLLFTATPKGLFFGGWDRVLPEDLPLKPLGRKGAALVLVLDVSGSMEGEKLSLAVAGALELVRSAAPEDYLGVVLFSSTHRVLFPPRPMTEQGKKEAESLLLSVRAEGGTVLGPAFREAVRLLEDVPVDRKGVLVLSDGLISDSQDPILSLAEASGLEVSTMALGPDADRAFLKKLAQRGGGRYYQAATAQELPRLFLREGQEVFQGEGLEGRFPVQTRPHPLTQGLSPPPLSVLLPARAEPWAEVLLESEGRAVLAMGERGEGRVAALATDLSRSWIGWEGAAPFLGGLARYLMGSQKALALYTYPEGHQVRAVVLGRLETPLFLSGGREVPLVPTGPERYEVLAGEPGVLLDGKRRLPLTLPLPGEWTPRDGKEVLRALAEASGGALLDPETLVGPGAGNLRTSSPLSLRPYLLLMALSLFLLERFLERRLDVPRP; the protein is encoded by the coding sequence ATGCTCCGGATGTTCAGGGCTGGGGTCCTACTCCTTCTCCTTCTGGCCTTCTTAGACCCCAGGTGGCCCCTACCGGGGCGGGTGGTGTACCTCTTGGACTTTTCCCCTTCTGCTCGGGATAGCGTTTTTGCCCTAGCGGAAAGTTTGCCTAGGGATGGGATCTACCTGGCCTTTGCCGAGCGGGTGGCCCGGCTTCCTGCCCCCACCGCCCGCAGGTTGGACCTGGGGGAGGGGACGGACCTGAGGGCGGCTTTTAAGGAGGCGCTAGCCCTTAGGCCCGACCGGGTGGTGCTGGTTTCCGATGGACTTTTTCCCCCTCTTCCTGCCCCTTTTCCCCTGGACGCCGTCTACGTGCCCCCCAAGCCCCACGTGGAGGTTCACCTGGTCCCCCCGCCCTACCCCCTTTTTGGGGAGACGGTGGGGGTGGGGGTGGTCCTCGAGGCCCCCGTGCCCGTGGAGGCCCGGCTTAGGGTGGAGGGTCCTGGGGGGTCCGTGGAAAAGAGTCTCCGGGTGCAGGGTCGCAAAACCCTGGCCTACACCTTCTCCCTTACGGAGGAGGCCCAGGTGCGGGCGGTGGTGGAAGGCGCCTGGGGCAGGAGCGAGGCCCAGGTGAGCCTGGAACCTGCCGACCGCGGCAAGGCCCTGGTGTTGGGGGATCCGGCCTTGGCCCGTTACCTGGAGGCCCAGGGTTTTCAGGTGGAGGAGGGCCCCTTCCGCATGCCCTTGGAGGCCGACCTGGTGGTGGTGGGCCTGGGGGTCCTGGACCTTCCCCCAGGAGCCCCCGAGGCCCTAAGGGAGTATCTGCGTCGGGGGGGAGGGCTTCTTTTCACCGCCACCCCCAAGGGCCTTTTCTTCGGTGGCTGGGACCGGGTCTTGCCGGAAGACCTTCCCTTAAAGCCCCTGGGCCGTAAGGGGGCGGCCTTGGTCCTGGTCCTGGATGTTTCCGGAAGCATGGAGGGGGAGAAGCTTTCCCTGGCGGTGGCCGGGGCCTTGGAACTGGTGCGGTCGGCGGCGCCGGAGGATTACCTGGGCGTGGTCCTCTTTTCCTCCACCCACCGGGTGCTGTTCCCTCCGAGACCCATGACCGAGCAAGGCAAAAAGGAGGCGGAAAGCCTTCTCCTCTCTGTGCGGGCCGAGGGTGGGACGGTCCTAGGCCCTGCCTTCCGGGAGGCGGTCAGGCTGCTTGAGGATGTGCCCGTGGATCGCAAGGGGGTTTTGGTGCTGAGCGACGGTCTCATCTCCGATTCCCAGGACCCCATCCTGTCCCTGGCGGAGGCCTCGGGCCTCGAGGTGAGCACCATGGCCTTAGGACCTGACGCCGACCGGGCGTTCTTGAAGAAGCTGGCCCAGCGGGGTGGGGGGCGGTACTACCAGGCGGCCACCGCCCAGGAACTTCCCCGGCTTTTCCTGAGGGAGGGGCAGGAGGTGTTCCAAGGGGAGGGATTGGAGGGGCGTTTTCCCGTGCAAACCAGGCCCCATCCCCTGACCCAAGGGCTTTCCCCACCCCCCCTTTCCGTTCTCCTGCCGGCCCGGGCCGAACCCTGGGCGGAGGTGCTTTTGGAAAGCGAGGGACGGGCGGTTTTGGCCATGGGAGAGCGGGGGGAAGGGCGGGTGGCCGCCCTGGCCACGGACCTTTCCCGCTCCTGGATCGGATGGGAAGGGGCAGCGCCTTTCCTTGGGGGGCTTGCCCGCTACCTCATGGGAAGCCAAAAGGCCCTGGCCCTCTATACCTACCCTGAGGGGCACCAGGTGCGTGCCGTGGTCCTGGGCCGTTTAGAGACCCCCCTTTTCCTTAGCGGGGGAAGGGAGGTGCCCTTGGTGCCCACGGGTCCGGAGCGGTACGAGGTGCTGGCTGGGGAACCGGGGGTGCTCTTGGACGGGAAGCGCCGCCTTCCCCTAACCCTACCCCTTCCCGGGGAGTGGACCCCCAGGGATGGGAAGGAGGTGCTAAGGGCCCTGGCGGAGGCCTCTGGGGGGGCGCTTCTGGATCCGGAAACGCTGGTTGGACCGGGAGCCGGGAACCTTAGGACCTCCTCCCCCCTTTCCCTACGCCCTTACCTGCTCCTCATGGCCCTTTCCCTTTTCCTACTGGAAAGATTTCTGGAAAGGCGTCTGGATGTCCCCAGGCCCTAG
- a CDS encoding PaaI family thioesterase — translation MKAIQLYYPPEWAHCYGCGYLNPMGLHIKTHWHPQKAQSETRFTPSPHHTAIPGYVYGGLLASLVDCHSTATAAAAKAQAEGLDLESHPLRFVTASLKVDYLKPTPLGPELLLVGRAKEVKGKKVVVETELYAEGVLTVRGEAVLVQITEGFSGSKGGAPGAE, via the coding sequence ATGAAGGCCATCCAGCTTTACTATCCACCGGAGTGGGCCCACTGCTATGGGTGTGGCTACCTGAACCCCATGGGCCTCCACATCAAAACCCACTGGCACCCCCAAAAGGCCCAAAGCGAAACCCGCTTCACCCCAAGCCCCCACCATACCGCCATTCCTGGGTACGTGTACGGGGGGCTTCTGGCCTCCTTGGTGGACTGCCACTCCACCGCCACCGCCGCCGCGGCTAAGGCCCAGGCCGAGGGCCTGGACCTGGAAAGCCATCCCCTCCGCTTCGTCACCGCCAGCCTCAAGGTGGACTACCTAAAGCCCACCCCCCTGGGCCCCGAACTCCTCCTGGTGGGCCGGGCCAAGGAGGTGAAGGGGAAAAAGGTGGTGGTGGAAACCGAGCTCTATGCGGAAGGCGTGCTCACCGTGCGGGGGGAAGCGGTGTTGGTGCAGATCACCGAGGGGTTTAGCGGTTCAAAAGGTGGCGCTCCAGGCGCTGAATAA
- a CDS encoding cobalamin B12-binding domain-containing protein: protein MDRRIRVLIAKPGLDGHDRGAKVVARALRDAGMEVIYTGLRQTPEMIVSAAIQEDVDAIGLSILSGAHMHYFREVKRLLGEQGASDILLFGGGIIPDEDVPKLKELGVAAVFGPGTSTQEIVDFLKRAVPERWQAQGLA, encoded by the coding sequence ATGGATAGGCGCATAAGGGTTCTCATCGCCAAACCCGGGCTGGATGGCCACGACCGCGGGGCCAAGGTGGTGGCCCGGGCCTTAAGGGATGCCGGCATGGAGGTCATTTACACCGGCCTACGGCAAACCCCCGAGATGATCGTCTCGGCGGCCATCCAGGAGGACGTGGACGCCATAGGGCTATCCATCCTCTCGGGGGCCCACATGCACTACTTCCGGGAGGTTAAAAGGCTTTTGGGCGAGCAGGGAGCCTCGGACATCCTCCTCTTCGGGGGAGGGATCATCCCCGATGAGGACGTGCCCAAGCTGAAGGAGCTAGGGGTGGCGGCGGTGTTTGGCCCCGGGACCAGCACCCAGGAGATCGTGGACTTTCTAAAGCGGGCGGTGCCGGAGCGCTGGCAGGCCCAGGGCTTAGCATGA
- a CDS encoding acyl-CoA mutase large subunit family protein has translation MRKKHDWLRETYQKSLEKMPERPVAHRTLSDIAPEPLYTPEDIGVLDPEYEEKQGYPGEYPYTRGVYGSMYRSKLWTMRMFAGFGTAEQTNERFKKLLKAGQTGLSVAFDLPTLMGYDSDHPLSKGEVGKCGVAVSSLADMEVLFDGINLEEVTTSMTINSPANAIWAMYLAVAKKKGYDWKKLGGTIQNDILKEFIAQKEFIFPPEPSVKLVIDTFEWGPKNVPKWNFISVSGYHIREAGSTAVQELAWTLADGFEYVEAALKRGLDIDEFAPRISFFFDVHNDFFEEIAKFRAARRIWAKEMRHRYGAKNPQSWALRTHAQTAGVSLTAQQPLNNIARVAIQALAAVLGGTNSLHTDAYDEALALPTEESATIALRTQQIIAYESGVTHTIDPLAGSYYVEWLTDEMERQAMAIIQEIRRMGGVVRAIEEGYFLRELAEASYRYQQEVERKERIIVGVNAFTDEIPLKVPIQLVDPEVERVQAERLARVRRERDPKRVEEALAGLRRAAAEGQNTMPHFVECALAYCTLGEMMDVLREVYGTYQEPAYV, from the coding sequence ATGCGCAAGAAGCACGACTGGCTCAGGGAGACGTACCAGAAGAGCCTGGAGAAGATGCCCGAAAGGCCCGTGGCCCACCGCACCCTTTCGGACATCGCCCCAGAGCCCCTTTACACCCCCGAGGACATCGGGGTCCTAGACCCCGAGTACGAGGAGAAGCAGGGCTACCCCGGGGAGTACCCCTATACCCGGGGGGTCTACGGCTCCATGTACCGGTCCAAGCTCTGGACCATGCGCATGTTCGCCGGTTTCGGCACCGCCGAGCAGACCAACGAGCGCTTCAAGAAACTTCTAAAGGCGGGCCAAACCGGCCTCAGCGTGGCCTTTGACCTGCCCACCCTCATGGGCTACGACTCCGACCACCCCCTCTCCAAGGGGGAGGTGGGCAAGTGCGGGGTGGCGGTATCCAGCCTGGCGGACATGGAGGTCCTATTTGACGGCATCAACCTCGAGGAGGTCACCACCTCCATGACCATCAATAGCCCCGCCAACGCCATCTGGGCCATGTACCTAGCGGTGGCCAAGAAGAAGGGCTACGACTGGAAAAAGCTTGGGGGCACCATCCAAAACGACATCCTGAAGGAGTTCATCGCCCAGAAGGAGTTCATCTTCCCCCCAGAGCCCAGCGTGAAGCTGGTCATCGACACCTTTGAGTGGGGGCCTAAGAACGTCCCCAAGTGGAACTTCATCTCCGTATCCGGTTACCACATCCGGGAGGCGGGCTCCACGGCGGTGCAGGAGCTGGCCTGGACCCTGGCCGACGGCTTTGAGTATGTGGAAGCCGCCCTTAAGCGGGGGCTAGACATTGACGAGTTCGCTCCCAGGATCAGCTTCTTCTTTGATGTCCATAACGACTTCTTTGAGGAGATCGCCAAGTTCCGCGCCGCAAGGCGCATCTGGGCCAAGGAGATGCGCCACCGCTACGGGGCCAAGAACCCGCAAAGCTGGGCCCTCCGCACCCACGCCCAGACCGCTGGGGTCTCCCTCACCGCCCAACAACCCCTCAACAACATCGCCCGGGTGGCCATCCAGGCCCTGGCCGCCGTCTTGGGGGGCACCAACAGCCTCCACACCGACGCCTACGACGAGGCCCTGGCCCTGCCCACGGAGGAATCCGCCACCATCGCCCTGAGAACCCAGCAGATCATCGCCTACGAAAGCGGGGTCACCCACACCATTGACCCCTTGGCGGGGAGCTATTACGTGGAGTGGCTCACCGACGAGATGGAGCGCCAGGCCATGGCCATCATCCAGGAGATCCGTCGCATGGGGGGCGTGGTGCGGGCCATTGAGGAAGGCTACTTCCTCCGGGAGCTGGCCGAGGCCAGCTACCGCTACCAGCAGGAGGTGGAGCGCAAAGAGAGGATCATCGTAGGGGTGAACGCCTTCACCGACGAGATCCCCCTGAAGGTTCCCATCCAGTTGGTGGACCCCGAGGTGGAACGGGTCCAGGCGGAGCGCCTGGCCCGGGTGCGCCGGGAGCGGGACCCAAAGCGTGTGGAAGAGGCCCTGGCTGGTCTGCGCCGGGCTGCGGCGGAAGGGCAGAACACCATGCCCCACTTCGTGGAGTGCGCCCTGGCCTACTGCACCCTGGGGGAGATGATGGACGTGCTGCGGGAAGTTTACGGCACCTACCAGGAACCCGCTTACGTTTAG